AAGAAGCTCAAGACCAGAAAGCATATATGGCAGCCCTGGGCCTGCAGCACACCAAAGATGTCAAGCCTGCTAGCCAGGAAGACTACATGCCAGACTGCTTTGAGGCAATGCGGCTAGAAGCTTTGAAGAGTAACCTATCTCAGGACATTGGTAGTGTAAGCTTACTGAAAATATCACCTCTAGAAGCGCCTTCTGTGTCTGGCTCATTCTCAATTCTTCCTCCAATGAAAGAGAATATGAAGCTGCTTTCTCTTCAGCCTTTTCAAAAGGGCTTTACCATACAACCTGACAACAGCATTGTTGTGAAACCCATCTCTGGTGAGCTTGCTGATATTCAGCAGATATTAAAGATGGCAGCCTCGGCTCCCCCACAAATTAGATTCACCCCCCTGGCAAAAACTTTACCTGGCAGCACTCAGCCTCAAGCCTTCAAGCACATGCCTCTACTGAAACCAAAACCACTGGTGGCACCTCGTACAGTTGTTGCTTCCTCTACTCCACCCCCTATTGTAAACACTCAACAGGCATCACCAGGCTCCATCAGCCCGAGCCTTCCTCCCCTGCAACTAAGGAATAAGGGTGCAGTGGAATCTCCTACCAACGCCATATTTTTACAGTCAAGGTCTGAAACTAATGGCAGCTCTTCAACTCAGAATTCACAGTTACCAAACACTGGTGCTCTGAGTCAGTGTGAGATAAAAACTCAACTTGAACAGGACAGTATTATAGAAGCATTCATGCCTTTGGATTTAGACTCGAAAATAAAGCAAGAAGCAACCGAAGGTGATCTGAAAGCAATTATTTTTGgaggaaacaataaaaaaacaaccccAGCAAAAAAGGTTTTCTATCCTTGTCGGTTTTGCGATCAGGTATTTACATTCTCAGGTCTTTTAAGGGCTCATATCCGTACCCACTTAGGGATATCACCATATCAATGTAACATCTGTGACTATATTGCAGCTGACAAAGCAGCATTAATTCGTCACTTGCGCACGCATAGTGGAGAAAGGCCATATGTATGTAAGATTTGCCATTACCCTTTTACTGTAAAAGCCAACTGCGAGAGACACCTCCGTAAGAAACACTTTAAAGTGACCAGAAAAGACATTGAAAAGAATATTGATTATATATCTACAAACACAGCTGAAATGGTGGATGTGCTCTGTTCACCAGATACTGTTTGCAAATGCTGTGGTGAGGACTTGAAAAACTATCGTGCCCTTCATATACACATGAGGACCCACAACAATTTTCAGAAAAAGAAGCCATTTGAATGCAAAGAGTGTGGAACTGCATTTTCTGCTAAAAGAAATTGCATACACCACATACTTAAACAACACCAGAATGTGCAAGAGAAAGAAATTGAGAGTCATATTTTAACTGTAGAGTGTAATCCTGAGCATATTAAATCAAGCACCCCAGTTTTGGGGGATAGCACTTACCTTGATCGAAAGCCTACAGCATATTTGGCATCCTGTAATGGCTTTCTTCCTGGTGGGGTGACAAATTGTTCATTAAAACTCGAACCTAATACCAGCTATCCTATAGATCTTGATGAGCCTTTGGATTTTTCACAAAAGAATAAGACTTCCAGTGCTCTCCCAATCAAGCAGGAAAATATCTATGGCTCATCTGCAGTCTTATATGAGGACATCATGGAGCCTATTGATCTTTCCATCCCTAAacaagcaaaacaggacaaagaAGATTCTCAGACTCACCCAAAAAATACAGTGACTCCACCTGTGTCGGCTGGACCATTATACAACTGCCAACCATGCCCTATTTCCATAAGTGCCAATGAAAACCCGGACAAAGCTACAGCTGTCATACATTCCAACTCATTAAAAGCTCCTTTGCAATTGACAGTCCCTATAATTTCTCCGGCGGTTCTGGGTAGTGCAACAATTTTGCGCCCATTGAGGCCTAAACCACCACCTCTCTTGCCAAAGCCTCCAGTGTCTAAAGAACTTCCTCCCCTAGCATCCATTGCACAGATAATTTCATCCGTATCATCTGCATCTGCTTTGTTAAAGACTGAGATCACAAATCAAGCTTCTCAGGTAAATGCCAATATTTTACCAACCATTGACCGATCCGGGTCTTCCAAAACGACAATCGCTCACAAAGAACTTGCTGCTTCGTGCAATACTCCCCAACCTGCTGCAACCCCAGCTATTTCAGACAGCAATGATGCTGTTATCTTAGGAGCAAAAAAACGAGGTAGAaagaaaggaacaaaaaaaaagctgaaaacagCTCCTAGTCTAGATCTTGAGTCTAGCGGAGAATTTGCAAGTATTGAAAAAATGCTAGCCACTACAGACACTAATAAGTTCAGTCCTTTCCTTCAATCTACTGAGGACCTCAAACATAGCATAGACCAAATTGGAACCAGTGAGGAAGACCGAGACAGCGGTGAAGATAAAAGAGGGAAAAGGAATTCCTATTCTAATTCTTTACAGAAAATCACCTGCCCGTACTGTCCTCGCGTTTTTCCCTGGGCCAGCTCTCTGCAAAGACATATGCTCACTCACACAGGTAAGAACTTCCAAGGTAAAAAATATGCTAACATACAAAAGAGGAATTCATTGTGTAATTATATAAAATTTATTGCTGGCATAGGGCAAGATGTCTAACCAAGTCAACAGCTTACTGACCCATTTATGGGGATCTTCCGACCTGGCAATAACGGGTTGAAAATCaagcagatactgtatgtattagaACAGATGTTCCCAACCttattttacctgtgagctacattcaaatgtaaaaagtattcaggaacaacacaagcatgaaaaatgtcccagGGGATactaaataaaggctgtgattggctatttggtaggtcCTATGTGAACTAACAGTCTAAAGGAGGCTTTATTtacacctgggttttatacaaacaaaaacttgcccccaagccaggtattccaaaataagcatctgctttgagaccactgagcgCAACAACCAAgggactggttggggatcactgggttagaacATACTGTTGGGAGAGGATCGCTTTATACTTGGTGTGTTTCTCTCCTGAAGGTCTCCCTAGGCACCTGTTATTATCCAGTAGTTGCTTCAGGGGGGCCAAACAATACGATTGTACTCATTTGACCCAGCCTGTTGGTGGCCAAATTGGGTAAAGATCCGTTCCTTTGGTGACCACACCAAACAAGTAGATCTCGTAGtacactgtataatatatatacagtataccagccACTGACAAATCTGGGTTTTCCAATAAAAACATACCAGTTGCACATCAAATGAATACAATTTcaagcaaatataataaataaatatatatatatatatatatatatatatatatatatatatatatatatatatatatatatatatatatatatatatatatatatatatataattttttatttttttttaataaacggAGTGGATGGTTTTGTGGTTCTATTCACTATTTTGGTTGCAGTTATCTTTCACTTCATTGGTAATGACTGGCGTTCTCTAATTTTTAGGTTCTTTTTAACTGTAGCTGTGTAATTTCTTTGACATTTTGTAGGGTGCAGTTTCATTTCTCACTGCAACCGAAAGGATGAAACAGAGAATGCAAGGACAGTCCTGTAAATAAGCAAAGAGAGGTCACATGGCAGTTTGAGAGTAATTGGGATTAGGGGCATGAGATCTGCTAATGCAGATTTAGCTGTTAATTACCAGCAAAATGCAGAACTTGAGGCAGATTAAAGAAGAGTTGTTGCTTATAATGCTTCTATTGTGGCTAGCCTAGACAAGGTCTCTTGTTTCCAAAGTATATTGATTGCCCTGAGCTTCCCTCCCCCTCCTTCTGCTTTAACCCTCATTGATAATAATTATTTTACCGTAAAGCCTGCATACTCATAAAGCACTGCAAGATCTATTGCACATATGCATTATCCACAATTATAACAAAATCTTCTTTGAAAAAGGTGAATGTTTAATTGGaacaaataaagagcaattcagataaaccttttttttctgcttcaggTCAGAAGCCCTTCCCATGTGCAAAGTGCGATGCCTTCTTTTCTACCAAATCTAACTGTGAGCGCCATCTCTTACGTAAGCATGGAGTTGCCAACCTATCATTGCGAAGAAACGGTCTAATTACCCTGTCTAAAGAAAGTGATGTTGGATCTCATGATAGCACAGGTAGCAGTTTTAGCTTGTTTAGACTTTCTTGCATCTTTTCAGGGATGTCCAGTCTGTGGTTCTCAATCCCTTAGCAACAACTCACATCACCTTTGCATATTCAATGGTTGTAAAGAGTTGTATATTGTAAAtaactggagggctgcaggttgcacATCCCTGCCTTAAATGCCAGGCTAGAAAATTAGTAAAAGTATTTCTGAAGTGCAAATATTGTACTTTTGAATTCCACCTCCCAACTCCAATTGGCTTGAAGTTATTTATTTCTGGATGGGGTAGTGGATGATTTGCATTGTGACATAATAGGCTCAGTcgtctctttgttttttttaagcatgtGGCAGGCATATGTTCTTCCTGTCATGGTCTGTGAAATGAATATACATCCTCTTTGTTGATTTCAGTTGTGGGTTCAGCGTTTTCATCATATTTGATACTCTCTAATTTTTTTAGTATCTTTTATATAGTCCATACCATTTtctaaacattttaattgtttattatagtGACCTAAATAGGGGGACCTCATTGTGTCATTAGATATGTTTTGATGAAGGCTAAACATATAATTATCCTTcacccaaagaaaaaaaattgccagggTAAGGCAACATTTGGTGCTCTAACTATTCTGCAATTATACCTAACCCCGGGATTTCTGTGCTGCTATGCTGGTTTGGAACAATACCAGGAGTTGAGGTTCTTCTATAGCTAGAATGCCAAACATTGTCTATCCTTGATTTAGACCAAATAATGTATATTAAATCAGGATTCTCCACAGTTTGTGTTATGACTAAATCCATCAGTCAACCGGATTAAtatcattgttttattgttttagacTAGGGAACCCAAACTTCTGATTCGTGAACTTAAGTTGCTGATATTGCTAGGAATTCAGATTGCTGTTTCAAGATTAAACTTATCTTGTGTTgtgttacattacattttgtttaGCCTTCTGCCCTAACTAGATAATGGAGTGTCTGCAAAAAACGAAGAAATGAAATATAATCATTTGTTGCTGACAGAAAGTAGGTTTTATGGAAGTGCTGCTTTCATATAATTAAGTTCTATGGGACGTGTAGCATTTTGGTCACTGCAATGGGATAACAATTAATGAAACAAAGATGGTCACAGCAGACAGAAAAGGGGAAATATATTAAGTACCTCTCAGCTGGCAATAATTGGTGTGTGTATTTATCTGAGTTtactttccccttgtctctaATCAAAACAACTGAAGTGGGGGATGAATCGGGGGGGATTTAGGAGAAAGTATACTCCCCAATGAATAGGGCTTTTGTTGAACATACATTCTGCACagtgttttaaaaatgaaaaatctgttgtttttttgtagCTACTCtttgtttggtccttgtgaggtgtGGTGGATAACTAGATTACCACTAAAACCCTACTACTTTCCCCCTTTGTTGTGACTATTTTAGTCTACAGATAAACAGGATACCATTATGCGGAGGATTAGCTGTGCACTAGCAGTCTCATTGTCTACCTTGTAAGGACTAAACATGAAGTAGCTCCATTTCCCTATTTGTCCTCTTTAGCTCACTAACATTAACTAATAACATAGaattctgtttttaaaattattgccAAACATATGCACAATCCCTGTTCACCAAACTCATCATGAGTGAGGGGTATACTACCTCTTTAAATAGAAATTTGGGAGCATGGACCCATCAAGATCCATTGAAAGACTCAAGATGACTTTTTGTATCTCAATCTATATATCACTGCTTCAAAATATCTGGTACAATGTTAATAAACGTCATAATAAACTGGTCATTTAAACCAAGGGCTATACTTTCGTTGCAGATAGCCAATCAGATGCAGAGATGTCCTCTCCTGAGCTTGATGCACTAGACCTGTCATCTGTGGACAAAGATAAAACAGAAGTAGATCAAACCCAAGAAAGCAATCATGCATCACAAAATCCAGAGCTGGAAAATCAGCCACCAGATAACAAGAAACAAACCAAAGTTGAACCAGATGAATACAAGGCACAATTAGAAGATGATGTTGTAAGCAACAAAAGTCTTGATCTTAATTTAGCAAGTAAACTGATGGACTTCAAACTATCTGCAAGTGAGAAGGCTGCCAGCAGCAATGGCAACTTCTGTGATGTTTGTGGAAAAAACTTTAAGTTTGCTGCTACTTTGGGGAGACACAAAAAGGCCCATTCATGTGAAAACAAGGGAGCAGAGAGCCatggagatgatgatgatgatgatgataatggtgTGTTAACTTCCGCCTGCAATCCTTCTCAGAGTATTGTCACGGCAGAAGTTGAGGATATGGAGGAAGAGCACCCTATTGATCTAAAAGTATCACAATCTCCCATGGAGATTGAATTGAACTCACAAAATAAGGGGGAAGACGACCCTGTCTCAGCTGAAGAATACATAGAAAGGacattgttggaaaaaaatgaTGAGGAGTCCAAAGCTAATGAAACAAAGGCATCTTCAAAAGCTGATAAACGGAAAAAAATATGCACTGTTTGCAGCAAACGCTTCTGGTCCTTGCAGGATTTAACGAGACACATGAGATCTCATACAGGTAAGCATGCTAAAATTGGTATTCTCTCTTTCTAAGCTCAGGTCACTTCACAtttcatataccgtatatactagagtataagccgagtttttcagcccccaaaatatgctgaaaaacgctacctcggcttatactcgggtcaagcgaaaaaacggtcgccggcgtctaagaatagtcgccggcgtctaagaatagtcgccggcgtctaagaatagtcgccggcgtctaagaatagtcgcgggcgtctaagaatagttgccggcgtccaaaaacgagacgccggcacctccaatgggagcagaaaacctcaattttttgattgaaacttaccagaagctgctgcatttctcaccctcggcttatactcgagtcaataagctttcccatttttttgaggtaaaattaggtacctcggcttatactcgggacggcttatactcgagtatatacggtagttcagGTCACTTCATATCAGTGATTGCTTAACCTGCTACTGATACAgagtatacagtacatgcaggTGTACGGCAGAATATcatatttccttgtttttttttaataaaatacgaATTTGcaaaaattaatacaaaaatgttaGAAGTTGATACCGCTATTTGCGCTTAAAAACCATGTCACTAACACACACCCCCcctttttattaaggttcaaattgttAAATCTCATTTTTGAGTtcgatttttggtcaaaactcacaaattcgagttagaaacttgaatttgagattcattataccttgaccctgggaacaacttaAATTcgcgccacctaaaacctgccgagttcatgtaaaaatcaatggcagaggtccagtgtcCCATTTATAGatgtaaaaggaaaactatacccccaaaacaatgtaggtctctataaaaacatattgcatcaaaccgctcatatgtaaaaccctgcttcaatacattttcattataatatactttttttgtagtatgtgccattgggtaatcataaagagaaaatagccattttaaaaaataatggctgccccctgggatcgtacgattcaacacacaaacataccaacatactatacatgttaggtcacatgagccaattaacagacagagatctgtcttttgcttccacacttctttctgttacagttagagttgtagtatttctggtcaggtgatctctgaggcagcacacagaccatcacaaaatgaggATTCAAGGCAAgcgatgtaaaaaggcaatatttacttaaatatatagaccagcttgataagattctttactatgccacttaatatgatataaactatctgttgctcaagtattcattttgggggtgtagttttcctttaatagccttcctgacattcaagtttttttcagagaaaaaactcgattcaggtttagttgaattcgattcgagtttttgggtcggtaatatttgaggtttttttgaggtaatttttgagagttttttttaaataagatactattcgagtttcgagttcattcgaggtaaaaaaaaaaacgttataactcgacctttgataaatctgctcctaaatgtgaCATCAAGCCATgatctctttgcaacttttcagcTTAAAAATAGAACAAAACGTACTAAAATACAAGCTGCATTATCTCAGGTGTTTATGGTTGACCCTTTAAAACAACTGTGTGTCTGTCTTTTGTCAGATCTACAATGTCTATGTTGGTACAAACAAGACATCCTAAAAGAGAATTATTGGTGACCAAATTCTTAGTGCTCTGTAACAAAGAGAAATTCAGTCAAATAGCATGACAATAAGATTCATTTGAGTCCTAGGCAATATTTTTCAACAGTACTCTATTAGCTTAAGTTTTCTATAAATTCTTTTGTCAAGTAACATAGTATAGATTTTCCTGCATTCCCTAAGAtatgttaatattttaatatatatatatatatatatatatatatatatatatatatatatatatatatatatatatatatatatatattgtactccatattgtaatatataaggatttcataagtcactgaggagtttcatgatcatataaaggcaaaagaccAAAGGAACTCTGATTATGTAGTATACAAGAGCAAGATAACTGTCAGTCTATATTTGAGTGCTTTGGCTATCATCTGCTGGAAGTTATAGTGCAGTTGCAGCTTGTGGACTTTGTGCTAGCAATCCCTGATACAAAGCTTTAGTGATATAATCTTGAATGTAATAGATAAAGATTTCACCTGGTGAACATTAGAAAATGATTTCTCCCAGAAATATCTTTTCATTCTCTTATCATTTTGTGTAGGTGAAAGGCCATATAAATGTCAGACATGTGAACGCACGTTCACTCTGAAACACAGTCTGGTTCGCCATCAGCGTatacaccagaaaatgaaagatGTCAAGGACCCAGGGAAAGACTGTGACAAGGACGACAGTCCGTCAAGGTGTGAAGAAGAAAGTGATGCAGACTCCATACAAAGCAGCACACAGCCTACATCTGAGAATGAATGTGATACACCCACTAGTCTTAACAACCCGAACTTGCCCGAAGCAAAAAGATCTTGCTAGGAGACGTGCATGAGGAATTGCGCTAAAGACCTGGGACAGGATCCCTAAACCATCTTCTTTGTAGATTGGATCAAAGACATGGAAAGTCAAGCACCTCCAACTGCAaaagtttttaaatgtttcaaggaaaaaaaaatttaccttGTAAGAGTTTTCCAGGCCCAGCTAATTGAGCCAGTGATGTGGGAAACAACCCTGAAAATCTTGTTAGAAGCATTATTTTTGaagcaatatttctttttttacagctaAGAGAGTATGGCAAGCCATAACAAGTGCCATAATCTTTCAGCTAAATGCAAAAAACTTTATACTGATTCTGAGTGCCTTACTACTTTATTACATCTTTTGGTATCAAAcgtatttttcagtttttcaaatctatatatatatatataaaaaaaaaattctattgaaaGAATATTACTTTAAAGAAATATACAAAGAGGACTGTTTCAAGCTAAGCATTATGATGAACTTGTATTTGTGTGACAGAGCTTGCCCTTGTAGAACACTGTCTATCCTGTGGTGGACACATGAGGAAGCCATTCAGTGCTACGGCAAATAACTGAAAGTCAAGAACGAGCGTTAATGGAGGTTTCACAGTGAATTGCCATCATCGTTTCTACTCTTGACCTCTCCTCTCTAGAATTCCCAGCTCATTTTAGCAATACAGGAATAAACTATGAGAAGACGTCATGCCTCATACATTCTGGATACAAATACATAACAATTGGCATGTGCTGTACAACCAGGAAAAATGAAACCGATTTCAGCTTTGCTACTTGATTCCACTCGTACCTTTTCTGATTGGTGTTATTGTTCAGTTATTGTTCTACCTCCAATGGAGCACAGTGGATTTACCAGAAACATTCTAACGAGTGGACATTAACTCTGCCCCCCATGCCTACATACTGATTCTGTTTGCTTGAATTCAACAGCGTACATGTCTCTGCATTTGCAGAACTGTTTGGGCAATATTTGcccttcaaaacttttttttgaatctcggtattaatatatatgtatagacatttgtttttttccaacccCCGGATTCTAGCCATTGCCAAGTTTGTGCATTCCACCATTCCTACCGTACTGTTATCAAACCTAGTCGCAGGGAAAGCCAATGCCTGTGCGTGACAGGCTCAATTCAGACAATTTAGATCATGATGGCTGCCTGACGACTATTGAGAACAAGCAAAGAGTTCTGTCTTCCAGTATCCGTAATCATGCCTTACCTTTACCTTGGCCCTTTATACATTTGGGCAAGAATGTCATACTACTGGTAAAACTAGAGTCGCtagaaatgaaatgtataaagagACTTCTCCTGGGGGATTTTTGGGTTGGAGCTCAAGGCGAGTGTATAAAATGATGCGTTCATATGTGTGTgttggggtatttatatgtgtgtatatatatatattgcttttgcatatatatctacacacataGATACAAAAGTGTGAATGGGAATTATTTGTTATTAAGATTAAATGGGGGCTACTGTAGCTGTGCAATTGCTCTTCTCAGTTTGTATCAAGCTCTCAAGAATAACATTTGTTGGACCTTGAGGTCCTAGCACTGCATTTTAGTTATCCCTTTGTCCAAAGTATTTAATAACACTGTGCTATTCAACCTtactggtttgttttttttaatgtctccCTAGTTAAGCAATGCAATCAGAGGGCCATGCCTGTTTATTAATTGCACTGGCTTTGCCCATCCTGACTGTTATACTAGACCACATTGTTGCAATTGCTATAAATTGATTCAttgcacaatacaggtatgggatccattatccagaaacccgttattgaGGAAGTTCCAAAAACTCAATGAATccagttttaataataaataaaacagtaataataataaaacagtaccttgtacttgatcccaactcagatataatggggtatatttatcaaagagtgaagttagagatcgccacagtccgctagagtgaaattccgtcactctccattaatttctttgggatttttaagagtatttatcaatgggtggaagttcattctttgataaatacgcctttcaaaatcccatggaaatgaatggagagtggcggaatttcactttagcggactgtggagatctcggggtatatttatcaaagagtgaagttaaaaatCGGCACAGTCTGCTACAGTGAAAttacgccactctccattcatttccatgggattttgaaaggcgtatttatcaaaggatgaactttcactttacaCTTTATAtggtgatctctaatttcactctttgatgaatataccccaatgaatccttgttggaagcagaaccaacctattgggtttatttaatacttacattattttctattagacttatcaagatccaaattatgaaaagatccgttatccagacaaccccaggtcccgagcgttctggttaacaggtcccatacctgtatcagcaagAGGTAGCAGGAGAAATCCTGTTTTATTTAACCTTTTCCCCTGCCTGGATTATAGACTATTGTCTTGAAGCACAGCCCTCTCTTGATCGTGAGGATAATGTTTGGGTGCCTAGAGAAACAGAAGGCCATCTCTAAAAATCCTAGTTGGTTACGACTGAGCTGCATCCAGCATTTATGCATTTCAATGTAGtttcagttttcttttaaaggggatatataaCTACAGTGCTGGATGAGTTAGTCTAGTAGCATCAGCCTGTATCCAGCTCTATTTAACAGGTTCCTATAGAGGGAAACTCTGCATGCACAAGATAGCTGCAGGGGAAAATATTTTGCACCCCATCTAACTCAGCACAGGCCAATCAAGTAATGTAAAGGATCAAACTTTGAGCGAGAGAAATACTTAAGCACGTATGTTGTGTATTTGTTGACAATCAAATGATACTAAAGACTGCACTGTAGCAGCCAGCAGACCTTTGCCATTGAGGTTTAGAATAACAGAGTTTTATGTAGATGATGAAAACTAATATATTACTGAATACAACGAGCAACACAAAAGTGCAAATATATTGACCCAAAAGGATATTTCAGGTGAATACACAAAGCAGAGTGAACCAATGATTCCTTATTTTGTACTCCCAAGTGTTCTTATCAATCACATTTGCAGGCAGCCCTGGATTTtacttgttttaaaggaacagtaacacccaaaaattagtgttttaaagtaatgaaaatattgtgtcctgttgctctgcattggtaaaactgatctgtttgcttcagaaacactactatagttcatataaacaagctgctgagtagccaaggtggaaattgaaaaaaggcgatAAGGCAAAGGATAactagtggataacagataacaccattgtgttctacagagcttatctgctgtgtaaccggagaggtcttttctcctttgaatatctgcccccattgctacacagcagcttgtttatataaactatagtagtgtttctgaagcaaacagcagtgtTACTGCAGGTCAACACtgcactgtatttttattacttaaaggggttattcacctttgggataacttttagta
This is a stretch of genomic DNA from Xenopus laevis strain J_2021 chromosome 6S, Xenopus_laevis_v10.1, whole genome shotgun sequence. It encodes these proteins:
- the rreb1.S gene encoding ras-responsive element-binding protein 1 isoform X9 → MLPNFSTGSCQFQPFQQPGSSIVVEVLDRAMVDAKVCASNIAEKTGKQEMKIIQEPSLENGEKETLSEKDQLSAVNLMNGAEASDLSSVNAMMSTVMSAAHIAENGGSLQNTKSPAKSPAPNRIGRKNQESKEERSSYTCPLCEKICNSQHQLTTHIRQHNTDTGGTEHSCSICGKSLSSASSLDRHMLVHSGERPYKCSVCGQSFTTNGNMHRHMKIHEKDPNVAVTTSPPSPQKRRRLSTKRKLSSEVEAEKEETPSAKKVVEEIQAVEPLKKTEDIVHCLVCAKEFSCKSDLDSHMELHPEASLKCDICCISFRTHRGMLRHNAVIHKILPKDASGKPFIQSNPNIPAGFNDLSFTDFSCRKFPIISQVWCETNLRRCISDLHRFICETCNKAFPVISALKLHMETHQKGQLNSKHNNEDATEEAQDQKAYMAALGLQHTKDVKPASQEDYMPDCFEAMRLEALKSNLSQDIGSVSLLKISPLEAPSVSGSFSILPPMKENMKLLSLQPFQKGFTIQPDNSIVVKPISGELADIQQILKMAASAPPQIRFTPLAKTLPGSTQPQAFKHMPLLKPKPLVAPRTVVASSTPPPIVNTQQASPGSISPSLPPLQLRNKGAVESPTNAIFLQSRSETNGSSSTQNSQLPNTGALSQCEIKTQLEQDSIIEAFMPLDLDSKIKQEATEGDLKAIIFGGNNKKTTPAKKVFYPCRFCDQVFTFSGLLRAHIRTHLGISPYQCNICDYIAADKAALIRHLRTHSGERPYVCKICHYPFTVKANCERHLRKKHFKVTRKDIEKNIDYISTNTAEMVDVLCSPDTVCKCCGEDLKNYRALHIHMRTHNNFQKKKPFECKECGTAFSAKRNCIHHILKQHQNVQEKEIESHILTVECNPEHIKSSTPVLGDSTYLDRKPTAYLASCNGFLPGGVTNCSLKLEPNTSYPIDLDEPLDFSQKNKTSSALPIKQENIYGSSAVLYEDIMEPIDLSIPKQAKQDKEDSQTHPKNTVTPPVSAGPLYNCQPCPISISANENPDKATAVIHSNSLKAPLQLTVPIISPAVLGSATILRPLRPKPPPLLPKPPVSKELPPLASIAQIISSVSSASALLKTEITNQASQVNANILPTIDRSGSSKTTIAHKELAASCNTPQPAATPAISDSNDAVILGAKKRGRKKGTKKKLKTAPSLDLESSGEFASIEKMLATTDTNKFSPFLQSTEDLKHSIDQIGTSEEDRDSGEDKRGKRNSYSNSLQKITCPYCPRVFPWASSLQRHMLTHTDSQSDAEMSSPELDALDLSSVDKDKTEVDQTQESNHASQNPELENQPPDNKKQTKVEPDEYKAQLEDDVVSNKSLDLNLASKLMDFKLSASEKAASSNGNFCDVCGKNFKFAATLGRHKKAHSCENKGAESHGDDDDDDDNGVLTSACNPSQSIVTAEVEDMEEEHPIDLKVSQSPMEIELNSQNKGEDDPVSAEEYIERTLLEKNDEESKANETKASSKADKRKKICTVCSKRFWSLQDLTRHMRSHTGERPYKCQTCERTFTLKHSLVRHQRIHQKMKDVKDPGKDCDKDDSPSRCEEESDADSIQSSTQPTSENECDTPTSLNNPNLPEAKRSC